In Plectropomus leopardus isolate mb chromosome 21, YSFRI_Pleo_2.0, whole genome shotgun sequence, the DNA window TTGCGCTTAGTGTTTGGTTCCCTCCTCCAAACAGTGtgaaaaacattaatgaaaagcacagaaacacaggCCGAACCTTTATACTGATGAATCAGcttctcactgtgtgtgtgtgtgtgtgtgtgtgtgtgtgtgtgtgtgtgtgtgtgtgtctgtcttttttttcaagcagCCCATATAAAAACTGTGCAGCTCTACAACTCGTAGTAGTCGCCTACGCCACTCTCCATACAGCGTTACATAATGCATGAGAACAAGTTGTACTCCACTTTTCATAGACTCTAAGAAAAATACACCTGATGTAAACTTTACTGCAACCTGTCGAGCTGCagcttgtgttttcttttaattaaagataagaatttaaaaaaaaactcacaactATCAACTATGGGAGCGTCCATTATGAAATCAGATGCATATTTAATTCATCCCAAACACAAATCGCCCCACGCTTCTACAAAGCAAAACAGCTACaccaattattatttttcagaccTGCAGATTTTGTGCATGCAGCCTGCCAATGCGCTGATGTTTACTACATGTAGGACCCCAGTATTAGCATATTCATAACGCGAGGAAATATACGAGAACTGCCTGAATTCGAcattttattgcagaaaaaaaaatctgcgcgtaaaaggtaaaaatgtctttttaaaaatgttttgatgtattttagtGAGAGATTAAAATATGCAGATTCACTCAAGTTTTActgtataaatgaaatatttttgtttctcGTTTGCATTTCCAATAGACCCACTCTCACCgaaaagccacatttttattTCGTTTTACGCATAGCCTATTTTTTGCCTACATTGTGCAAAGGCATGCTGTTCGTGCAGATAGTCAACGTCgggatttttgcattaaatatatatatattttttaaaatcaaaattgatTTATGTTTGGAAAAATCTCAGCTTGCGCTACTCAGCACGCTTCGCTACTCTACTCGGGAGAAGTCGGTCAAGGCATCCGGGGTCAGTGTTACGGGGTATTTCAGGTTACCGAGAATCCGGTGTAGAGAAAAACGCATGCACGGTGCCACCAACCTGAAGAAGGCCTGTCCGAGTATCTGGTGCAGTAGACCCAGGCTGGCCACAGCATGGGCTGAGGCTGGGATGGGTTTGAGCTGGCTTGGGAACTGTCTGAGTCTGAGCTTAGGCACTGGTCTCCGCTCTCCCCGCGGGGTTTCAGGGGCTCCTCGGCGGCTATAGCGGGCTTCTTGGTCCCGGTAACCGTGTGTGGAGTGGAGGTCCCCTCCGCCGGCACCGTGTTCCCCACCGGCTCGGTCTGAGGGGCGTCGGGGCTGTTGTGGCTCTCCCGCGATGCCACGCTGTTCTCTTCTCGGTTTGCGCTCCCGTCCTTTTTCCGTCCGAAATCCGGCCGCAGGATGTTATCGATGAAGAAATTGGTGACCCGGTGAGGGATCTGCAGGTTCCCCGGCGCCTGTAACAGGGGAAGGATGGCTCTATTTGATTCATCCGCCGACTCCTGCCGCTCCACCACGTCTCTGTTGCCGTGATCATTTTCTTCCATACTGATTCACTTTCCCCGCTTTACTCTCTTTAACCCCTTTATCGCTCTCAACGCTGCAATAAAATTCGCAAAAAAAACTTCTGAGaaattaaactgcaaaaaactgcacgcgtgaaataaataaaaaaataaaactcaaatattAGTGAGTGCCTTGGACACCATGCAAAGCCTTGCGGTAGTGTCCTCTGAGAAAAGCATACTTTTTGACATATATTCCCTCAATCTCGGGTTACGACTGATAACGCAGAGCTAAAACATGTGCCATTTGCGCACCATCCAATTTAGTGTTATCCGATTTCAGTGTGCTCGGTAATGCCTACACCTAAACTAAACTAAGGGTAAATAAAGAGGCTCCTAAACTGATGCTCTAATACTCTCACTCTGGagttttgttcttattttcaatACGAGCCCCCCGAGTGACGTTTTCCCACCGTCCTCCCAGACACGTGCCTTGGACCAATAGGATGGCAGAAACCAGGCCACGTGACGCAGACTCCAGAGCAGTCCACAAACGCCCATCCTCGCCTTAGTAAAGGGAAAGAGTCCTGGACTGACGGAGGGAGAAGCCTAATTTAAATCCAGTGCATGCTCCCAGATACTCCCAATAattcatgtgtgtttatgaatctgtaacttaattttttggacttttagtTTGCAGGAGAAAACACGATGTGCATcacattgtttgtgtttattaaaaCAATGGGAGATTGAAGCGTCGGCTGTCAAAGTGGGTTGTGGGGACCCCCGGGGTTCCTTGCTTGCAGGGCAGGGAGGGATTCCCGATAAAACGAGAAATAGTGCATTTATACTACATTTTGATGCACTTTAACGCATCTTAGACGTAAATAAGTTTAATTTTAGACACTTTAAGACACCTACAACTCAACAGAGCTTAAAATGAACATATTAACAGCTAAAAAATCTGCTAATTTGAAAGCAAATGAGACAAAAATCCTTCTATAGAGAGTAAAATGGCCTAATGTGGATGT includes these proteins:
- the en2a gene encoding LOW QUALITY PROTEIN: homeobox protein engrailed-2a (The sequence of the model RefSeq protein was modified relative to this genomic sequence to represent the inferred CDS: inserted 1 base in 1 codon), which codes for MEENDHGNRDVVERQESADESNRAILPLLQAPGNLQIPHRVTNFFIDNILRPDFGRKKDGSANREENSVASRESHNSPDAPQTEPVGNTVPAEGTSTPHTVTGTKKPAIAAEEPLKPRGESGDQCLSSDSDSSQASSNPSQPQPMLWPAWVYCTRYSDRPSSGPRSRKPKKKTTSKEDKRPRTAFTAEQLQRLKSEFQTNRYLTXQRRQNLAQELGLNESQIKIWFQNKRAKIKKATGAKNSLALHLMAQGLYNHATVSSKDEKSDSD